One region of Simkaniaceae bacterium genomic DNA includes:
- the gyrB gene encoding DNA topoisomerase (ATP-hydrolyzing) subunit B: MTKNKEYDASSITVLEGLQAVRERPGMYIGDTHINGLHQLIYEVIDNCIDEAMAGYCTQISLVFNKDGSVSVEDNGRGIPIDRHERESKKQNRDVSALEVVMTILHAGGKFDKSTYKVSGGLHGVGVSCVNALSEWLQVRVFKDSKEYEIQFSRGKVTQLLKEVGPTTKKGTVVTFIPDTKIFSVTKFEYDIIFKRLRELAFLNRGIEILVKDERDDTHEDVTFKFDGGLSSFVSYLNENKSPMFEPPIYIHGVKELHDGPIEFEVAMQWNASYAENTFTYVNNIHTRHGGTHLSGFSTALTRALNQYIKANNLFKNDKTSITGDDVKEGLTAVISVKVPNPQFEGQTKQKLGNSEVGSVVQQIAGEGITTFFGENPAIAKLIIEKATIAAQAREAARKARELTLRKSALDSGRLPGKLTDCSEKDPSLCEIYIVEGDSAGGSAKSGRDRRFQAILPVRGKILNVEKARVDKVLQNEEVGAMISAFGCGIGKDGFNLEKLRYHKIIIMTDADVDGSHIRTLLLTFFYRHMPALIENSYIYIAQPPLYRVTRKKVSQYIHSEKQMDEYLLSLGTSDVKLQIASHAESLEKSNVQKLTKSIIEVEHLIASLERKGLPFREFLGLKNEHGFYPRYAVTMKSSNRYVYSEDEFAALKEEDIEDQRAKHEEMLASIDTEEHTADIKKFTPKPFHYTELYEEEEFNKIREHLAEFELTLAQYLIAEGKILDVIEEDETTHPMYNLKEVIDFLRVNGRKGIEIQRYKGLGEMNADQLWETTMDPAKRTLLQVKLPDAIAADHMFTMLMGEEVKPRRAFIETHALSVKNLDI, encoded by the coding sequence ATGACAAAAAACAAAGAGTATGATGCGAGTTCGATTACCGTACTCGAGGGTCTCCAAGCAGTGCGAGAGCGTCCTGGAATGTATATCGGGGACACCCATATTAACGGGCTTCATCAGCTCATTTACGAAGTTATCGATAACTGTATCGATGAAGCGATGGCCGGCTACTGTACTCAAATCTCTCTTGTTTTTAATAAGGACGGATCGGTTTCAGTTGAAGATAATGGTCGCGGTATTCCCATTGATCGCCATGAGCGCGAATCAAAAAAGCAAAACAGAGATGTATCGGCGCTTGAAGTTGTCATGACAATTCTTCATGCCGGAGGAAAATTCGATAAGAGCACATATAAAGTATCCGGCGGTCTTCACGGAGTGGGTGTTTCGTGTGTGAATGCACTTTCAGAATGGTTGCAAGTGCGCGTTTTCAAAGACTCAAAGGAATACGAAATTCAGTTTTCTCGCGGTAAGGTGACGCAGCTTTTAAAAGAAGTTGGACCCACAACAAAAAAAGGGACGGTTGTCACTTTTATTCCCGATACAAAAATATTCTCAGTAACCAAATTTGAGTATGATATCATTTTCAAACGGTTACGCGAGCTTGCTTTTTTAAATCGCGGCATTGAAATCCTCGTTAAAGATGAACGTGATGATACACATGAAGATGTGACATTTAAATTTGATGGGGGGTTATCCTCCTTTGTCAGTTATCTCAATGAAAATAAATCACCGATGTTTGAACCGCCGATTTATATTCACGGTGTCAAAGAATTGCATGATGGTCCGATAGAATTTGAAGTGGCAATGCAATGGAATGCGAGTTATGCGGAAAATACCTTTACCTATGTTAACAATATCCATACACGCCACGGTGGAACGCATTTATCAGGATTTTCTACGGCACTGACTCGTGCTTTAAACCAATACATTAAAGCAAATAACCTATTCAAAAATGATAAAACATCGATCACGGGTGATGATGTTAAAGAGGGCTTAACGGCTGTCATTTCAGTTAAGGTGCCCAATCCTCAGTTTGAAGGTCAGACAAAACAGAAATTAGGCAATAGTGAAGTTGGATCTGTCGTTCAGCAAATCGCCGGTGAGGGCATTACAACCTTCTTTGGAGAAAATCCCGCCATTGCCAAGCTGATTATCGAGAAAGCGACCATTGCTGCACAAGCAAGGGAAGCGGCTCGAAAAGCGCGTGAGCTCACATTGAGAAAGTCTGCACTCGATAGCGGAAGACTTCCCGGGAAACTGACAGACTGTTCGGAAAAAGACCCCTCTCTTTGTGAAATTTATATCGTTGAGGGAGATTCTGCGGGTGGTTCGGCAAAGTCGGGTCGCGATCGCCGTTTCCAAGCGATTTTACCTGTCAGAGGTAAGATTTTAAACGTAGAAAAGGCAAGGGTTGACAAAGTTCTTCAAAATGAAGAAGTCGGGGCGATGATTTCCGCATTTGGTTGCGGGATTGGTAAAGATGGGTTTAACTTGGAAAAACTCAGGTACCATAAAATCATTATCATGACCGATGCTGACGTTGACGGATCTCACATTCGAACTCTGTTGCTAACGTTTTTTTATCGCCATATGCCGGCGCTGATTGAGAACAGCTATATTTATATCGCGCAACCTCCACTCTATCGCGTCACTCGTAAGAAGGTGAGTCAGTATATCCATTCGGAAAAGCAAATGGATGAATACTTGCTCAGCTTGGGAACAAGTGATGTCAAATTGCAGATCGCTTCTCATGCGGAAAGTTTAGAAAAGAGCAATGTGCAAAAGCTAACCAAATCCATTATCGAGGTGGAGCACTTAATTGCATCTTTAGAGAGAAAGGGGCTTCCTTTCAGAGAATTTTTAGGATTGAAAAACGAGCATGGTTTCTATCCGCGGTATGCCGTTACTATGAAAAGTTCTAATCGCTATGTCTACTCTGAAGATGAATTTGCGGCTCTTAAAGAAGAAGATATAGAGGATCAACGAGCAAAGCATGAAGAGATGCTCGCTTCAATTGATACGGAAGAGCACACTGCCGATATAAAGAAATTCACACCTAAACCTTTTCACTATACTGAGCTTTATGAAGAGGAGGAGTTTAATAAAATTCGAGAGCATTTAGCGGAATTTGAACTCACTCTTGCTCAATATCTCATTGCCGAAGGTAAAATCTTAGACGTGATTGAAGAAGATGAAACGACACATCCAATGTACAATCTCAAGGAAGTGATCGATTTTTTAAGAGTGAACGGACGTAAGGGGATTGAGATTCAACGTTATAAGGGTCTTGGTGAAATGAACGCCGACCAGCTATGGGAAACGACAATGGATCCTGCTAAGCGAACACTTTTACAGGTGAAGCTGCCCGATGCCATTGCTGCAGATCATATGTTCACTATGCTAATGGGTGAAGAAGTTAAACCTCGCCGCGCATTCATCGAAACGCATGCGCTTTCTGTCAAAAACTTAGATATATAG
- a CDS encoding ATPase: protein MIKGCQKVFLPFSGLAPVKGVTAQNQRDAFARELATLFNLPPFTFTDWSDAFAHLSRHLTAKPTVILFDEISWMGSKDPTFTSKLKVWWDLVLQNHPSIILILCGSISTWIDKNIINSTAFFGRVSLYLELTELSIPQCRELLNLQGFKGSDLDFFKILSVIGGVPWYLEQIQTHQSADENIKRLCFEKNGLLVHEFDRIFNDLFSSRGEIYKKIITILSQGMKDRATLQKTMAYSPSGTLSHHLKALEICGFVSRHPDWSLKTGKPGKLTLYRLSDNYLRFYIHYIEPNLTKIEQGSFLEVPLSSLPGWEPMLGFQLENLLLKNRSLLYRALGIHAQDVVIDNPYFQKASGRKKGCQIDYLIQMHSNTLFVCEVKMRRRELGLEVIDAMKTKIASLSLPKGFGISPVLLHLGPVSDTLLSSRYFYRIIDIADL, encoded by the coding sequence TTGATAAAGGGATGCCAAAAGGTTTTCTTACCTTTTAGTGGGCTGGCTCCGGTTAAAGGGGTAACGGCGCAGAATCAGCGTGATGCCTTCGCTCGTGAACTTGCAACTTTGTTTAATCTTCCTCCTTTTACTTTCACAGATTGGAGTGATGCTTTTGCGCATCTATCAAGGCATCTTACCGCAAAACCTACTGTCATTCTTTTTGATGAGATTTCGTGGATGGGTTCAAAAGATCCGACATTTACCTCTAAGCTAAAAGTTTGGTGGGATCTTGTCCTGCAAAACCATCCATCGATTATCCTTATTTTATGTGGCTCTATTTCGACTTGGATCGATAAAAACATCATCAATAGCACGGCTTTTTTTGGTCGAGTTTCTCTCTATCTGGAACTTACAGAACTCTCGATTCCACAATGCAGGGAATTACTGAATCTACAAGGCTTTAAAGGGTCAGATCTCGACTTTTTTAAGATTTTGAGTGTGATTGGAGGAGTCCCTTGGTATCTTGAGCAGATTCAGACTCATCAAAGCGCTGATGAAAACATTAAACGCCTCTGTTTTGAAAAAAACGGCCTTTTGGTGCATGAATTTGACCGGATTTTTAATGATCTTTTCAGCTCTAGGGGCGAGATCTATAAAAAGATCATCACAATACTAAGCCAAGGCATGAAAGACCGGGCTACTCTGCAAAAAACAATGGCTTATTCACCGAGCGGCACACTGAGCCATCATCTTAAAGCTCTTGAAATCTGTGGGTTTGTCAGCAGACATCCGGACTGGTCTTTAAAAACAGGAAAGCCCGGAAAGCTGACCTTGTATCGGCTTTCCGACAATTATCTTCGCTTCTATATCCATTACATTGAACCTAACCTTACGAAAATTGAACAAGGGTCGTTTTTAGAAGTCCCACTTTCTAGTTTGCCCGGATGGGAACCCATGCTCGGATTCCAGCTCGAAAATCTTCTTCTGAAAAATAGATCTCTTCTTTACCGGGCACTTGGAATTCACGCTCAGGATGTTGTTATAGATAATCCCTATTTTCAAAAAGCCTCAGGCCGCAAAAAAGGGTGCCAAATTGATTATCTAATTCAAATGCATTCCAACACTCTTTTTGTCTGTGAAGTCAAAATGCGACGTCGTGAATTAGGGCTTGAAGTGATCGATGCAATGAAAACCAAAATAGCTTCTCTTAGCTTGCCAAAAGGCTTTGGGATTTCGCCTGTTCTGCTTCATTTGGGCCCAGTTTCCGATACTCTATTAAGCAGTCGCTATTTTTACCGTATCATCGATATCGCTGATTTATGA
- a CDS encoding DUF721 domain-containing protein codes for MKNDLHRIPKNYDGLDFTGREIGGMADVVLSRITQTFESKAQNIFNTFLGLLNDRIRPFVKPVSFTKGKLVVKVKNATLLSILSSQEKAHLLHNLRVKLPSVVIQDIFFQIG; via the coding sequence GTGAAAAATGACTTGCACCGCATTCCAAAAAATTATGATGGTTTAGATTTTACCGGACGTGAAATTGGCGGAATGGCGGATGTTGTTTTGAGTCGGATCACACAGACTTTTGAATCCAAAGCTCAAAATATTTTTAACACATTTTTAGGGCTCCTCAATGATCGAATTCGCCCGTTTGTAAAGCCGGTTTCTTTTACAAAAGGAAAGCTTGTTGTAAAGGTGAAAAACGCGACACTTTTAAGCATTTTATCATCGCAAGAAAAGGCCCATTTATTGCACAATTTAAGGGTGAAGCTGCCCTCAGTAGTAATTCAAGATATTTTTTTTCAAATAGGATAA
- a CDS encoding nitroreductase family protein translates to MNIYDLIRNRKSCRAYTDQPITLEIVSSLLETAKWAPSGVNHQPSKVAILGPKTRGKLASSLFELFDAGISPNPDYDFCLDSWSDSYKLRRKACGQALYQSLGVTLADIEGKKKHKRRNYNFFEAPIGLIVFIDKGMPKGFLTF, encoded by the coding sequence ATGAATATCTATGACTTAATAAGAAACAGAAAGTCCTGCAGGGCTTACACGGATCAGCCTATTACTCTTGAAATAGTGAGTTCCTTATTGGAGACAGCAAAATGGGCTCCTTCCGGAGTCAATCATCAGCCCTCAAAGGTTGCGATTCTTGGGCCAAAAACAAGAGGAAAATTGGCAAGTTCTTTATTTGAACTGTTTGATGCTGGAATTTCCCCCAATCCGGATTATGATTTCTGTCTCGATTCATGGTCAGATTCTTATAAACTTCGACGCAAAGCATGTGGTCAAGCCTTGTATCAATCCTTAGGAGTTACACTAGCTGACATTGAAGGTAAGAAAAAACATAAACGTCGCAACTACAACTTTTTTGAAGCACCCATCGGACTTATCGTTTTTATTGATAAAGGGATGCCAAAAGGTTTTCTTACCTTTTAG
- a CDS encoding SEC-C domain-containing protein codes for MKSEHDKTMPCPCQSGEQYEVCCQPFHLGKKPDTALQLMRSRFAAYALCMPDYIIHTTHPANPQFCHDAKEWAQKISEFSSHTEFKGLEILGFQESGSFATVTFVAYLIQDKKDVSFTEKSYFEKVKGKWLYRSGQLS; via the coding sequence ATGAAAAGTGAACACGATAAAACAATGCCATGCCCTTGTCAAAGCGGTGAACAATATGAGGTGTGCTGCCAACCTTTTCATCTAGGAAAAAAGCCAGATACAGCCCTGCAGCTTATGCGGTCGAGATTTGCAGCGTATGCGCTGTGCATGCCGGACTACATTATTCATACCACACATCCAGCCAATCCTCAATTTTGCCATGATGCTAAAGAGTGGGCTCAAAAAATATCTGAATTCTCTTCACATACCGAATTCAAAGGGTTAGAAATTCTTGGATTTCAAGAGAGCGGCTCCTTTGCTACAGTCACCTTTGTAGCTTATCTTATTCAAGATAAAAAGGATGTTTCGTTTACCGAAAAAAGCTACTTTGAAAAAGTGAAAGGCAAATGGCTTTATCGCAGCGGTCAATTGTCTTAA
- the gyrA gene encoding DNA topoisomerase (ATP-hydrolyzing) subunit A produces MSYTEGEIVIGRNVEEELKESYLRYSMSVIISRALPDVRDGLKPSQRRILFAMKQLNLSPGAKHRKCAKICGDTSGDYHPHGETVVYPTLARMAQSWAMRYPLIQGQGNFGSIDGDPPAAMRYTEARLTAPSMALMDDLEKDTVDFIANYDETKKEPVVFPAKFPALLSNGSSGIAVGMATNIPPHNLVELIAATKLLLDDSSTTIDEILEVMPAPDFPTGGVICGHRGVKEAYHTGRGKITLRGLIRVEENEKSDRTRIIVDEIPYNVNKSLLIKRIADLINDKVINGIADLRDESDKDGLRIVLDLKKGEIPDVIINQLYKYTDLQVTFGSIMLALDNGLPRTMNVKQIISAWINHRIEVVRRRTRFELNKAEARAHILEGYLKALDHLDEIVKIIRASDDRYIAKKELISRFTFTEKQADAVLDLRLYQLTGLERGKIEEEYAELLKRIEYYRSVLASEKMVRDIIKDELDEIAKKDKTPRRTKIVAAEGEFQMEDLIPNEQVIITISSDDYAKRMPINTFREQRRGGHGVIGFDMKKETDTLKDILAASTHDSLLIFTNYGRCYWLKVWEIPEAGRRSKGKAIINLLEGLEKDEVIATILNVSNFNQPDTFIIFGTRKGVIKKTELSSYSSPRRKGVYGITIDEGDEVIAARLVKENDQVMLFTRSGMAVRFDQSLARPMGRTARGVRGIKLKGEEDCVVSCEVVTEEQTILVVSENGYGKRTKAKDFRQTNRGGVGVRSIITSARNGFVVGAIAIGDTDSVLMMSSSGQTIRTSMKDIRVMGRSTQGVRLVHLSKSDSVVAVQKIENIDKNEETA; encoded by the coding sequence ATGTCATATACTGAAGGTGAGATCGTTATTGGACGTAATGTAGAAGAGGAACTCAAAGAGAGTTACCTGCGCTACTCGATGTCTGTGATTATTTCTAGGGCATTGCCCGACGTGAGAGACGGATTAAAGCCCTCTCAACGCCGTATTTTATTTGCGATGAAACAACTCAACCTCTCTCCGGGTGCAAAGCATAGAAAGTGCGCTAAGATTTGTGGAGATACATCAGGGGATTATCACCCTCATGGTGAAACCGTTGTTTATCCTACACTTGCTCGTATGGCGCAGTCTTGGGCCATGCGATACCCGCTGATTCAAGGCCAAGGAAACTTTGGATCCATTGATGGAGATCCTCCGGCGGCAATGAGGTATACGGAAGCGCGTTTAACGGCGCCTTCAATGGCTCTCATGGATGATTTGGAAAAAGATACGGTTGATTTTATCGCAAACTATGACGAGACAAAAAAAGAACCCGTCGTTTTCCCCGCTAAATTTCCGGCGCTCCTCAGTAACGGATCTTCAGGGATTGCTGTTGGGATGGCGACTAATATCCCTCCTCACAATTTAGTTGAGCTTATTGCCGCAACTAAATTGCTCTTGGACGATTCAAGCACAACAATTGATGAGATTTTAGAAGTGATGCCTGCTCCTGATTTTCCAACAGGGGGTGTGATTTGTGGTCATCGCGGTGTCAAAGAGGCCTATCACACAGGTCGCGGTAAGATTACATTGAGGGGATTGATCCGCGTTGAAGAGAATGAAAAATCAGATCGTACGCGTATTATTGTCGATGAAATTCCTTACAATGTGAATAAGTCATTGTTGATTAAAAGGATTGCAGATCTCATCAACGATAAAGTCATCAATGGAATCGCCGATTTAAGAGATGAATCGGATAAAGATGGATTACGCATCGTTCTCGATCTTAAAAAGGGTGAGATTCCCGATGTTATTATCAATCAGCTTTATAAATACACCGATCTTCAAGTGACTTTTGGCTCTATTATGCTAGCGCTTGATAATGGATTGCCACGCACAATGAATGTTAAACAAATAATCAGTGCATGGATTAATCACCGTATCGAAGTGGTGCGTCGCCGCACGCGCTTTGAACTCAACAAAGCAGAAGCAAGAGCGCATATTTTAGAGGGATATTTAAAAGCCCTCGATCATCTCGATGAAATCGTAAAGATTATTCGCGCTAGTGATGATCGCTATATTGCAAAAAAAGAACTGATTTCTCGTTTTACGTTCACAGAGAAGCAAGCCGATGCCGTTCTTGATCTTCGCCTCTACCAATTAACAGGTCTTGAGCGCGGTAAAATTGAAGAGGAGTATGCAGAACTTCTCAAAAGGATCGAATACTACCGTTCAGTGCTTGCCAGTGAAAAAATGGTGCGCGATATCATTAAAGATGAACTCGATGAGATTGCTAAAAAAGATAAGACACCACGTCGAACAAAAATTGTTGCGGCCGAAGGGGAATTCCAAATGGAAGATCTTATCCCCAATGAGCAGGTGATCATTACCATTTCATCAGATGACTACGCAAAGAGAATGCCCATTAATACGTTTAGAGAACAGCGCCGAGGAGGACACGGTGTCATTGGTTTTGATATGAAAAAAGAGACCGATACACTTAAGGATATTTTAGCGGCATCAACACATGACTCACTGCTTATTTTTACAAATTATGGTCGTTGTTACTGGCTTAAAGTTTGGGAAATCCCGGAAGCCGGGCGTCGCTCTAAAGGAAAAGCCATTATCAATCTTTTAGAAGGTTTGGAAAAAGATGAAGTGATTGCCACAATTCTCAATGTGAGCAACTTTAATCAACCCGATACGTTTATCATATTTGGAACACGCAAAGGCGTCATTAAAAAGACGGAACTTAGCTCTTATAGTTCTCCAAGACGTAAAGGGGTTTATGGAATCACAATCGATGAAGGCGATGAGGTGATTGCAGCGCGCCTTGTGAAAGAAAATGATCAAGTCATGCTTTTCACACGTTCCGGAATGGCCGTCCGTTTTGATCAATCTCTTGCACGTCCTATGGGACGAACAGCTCGTGGAGTTAGAGGGATTAAGCTCAAAGGGGAAGAAGATTGTGTTGTTTCTTGTGAAGTTGTCACTGAGGAACAGACTATTTTGGTCGTCAGTGAAAACGGATACGGAAAACGCACAAAAGCAAAGGACTTTAGACAAACCAATCGCGGCGGTGTTGGGGTTCGTTCAATTATCACAAGCGCTCGTAATGGATTTGTCGTTGGGGCCATTGCTATTGGCGATACCGATAGCGTATTAATGATGTCGAGTTCCGGGCAAACCATTCGAACAAGCATGAAAGATATCCGAGTGATGGGAAGATCGACTCAAGGCGTCAGGCTCGTGCACCTCTCTAAATCGGATAGTGTCGTTGCCGTTCAGAAAATTGAGAACATCGATAAAAATGAAGAGACAGCTTGA
- the tmk gene encoding dTMP kinase: MKRQLDRGFFFTFEGGEGSGKTTLVTRVCRELQALGFPLVQSREPGGTPLGEKIRSLLLTPGESISKRAEILLFLADRSHHIETKIKPALEESKIVICDRYIDSTYAYQGLYYERLQLEPLVEFATQKLIPDLTFYLDIPPELGFQRANQGGRLELDRIESFSLTFHQQVREGFHELVKREPHRIMLIDASQSKDAVFHQVWEHLMKKLQVDV; encoded by the coding sequence ATGAAGAGACAGCTTGATCGGGGATTCTTCTTCACCTTTGAAGGTGGAGAAGGATCCGGTAAAACAACGCTTGTGACAAGAGTCTGTAGAGAACTTCAAGCGCTTGGTTTTCCACTCGTTCAATCGAGAGAGCCGGGGGGGACACCTCTAGGTGAAAAAATCCGCTCTCTCTTATTGACTCCCGGTGAATCGATTTCAAAAAGAGCTGAGATTTTGCTTTTTTTGGCAGATCGATCACACCATATCGAGACCAAAATTAAGCCTGCGTTAGAAGAGTCGAAGATTGTCATTTGCGATCGCTATATCGATTCGACATATGCCTATCAAGGACTTTATTATGAGCGCTTGCAGCTTGAGCCCTTAGTGGAATTTGCCACACAAAAGCTAATACCCGATCTCACGTTTTATCTCGATATACCTCCCGAGCTCGGTTTTCAAAGGGCTAATCAAGGTGGAAGACTTGAGCTTGATCGCATTGAGAGCTTTTCTTTAACGTTTCATCAGCAAGTGCGAGAGGGATTTCACGAGCTTGTGAAAAGAGAGCCCCATCGGATCATGCTGATCGATGCATCACAATCAAAAGATGCCGTTTTTCATCAAGTATGGGAGCATTTAATGAAAAAGCTGCAGGTGGATGTATAA
- a CDS encoding cytochrome P450 translates to MPGTSQQLCQKSSSSPTGSCPYSSSNKSTEAAAAKSYTVSFEPFATKKFHREIISFVKEIYSRVSPSSIKSAWYIGTQNDLSQPLLRSWKSGSYVSEFTTPAGTVYVTADPVVMRAVFANSRKEPTGIFYDYENKRLFVDGILKDLYPDDIQKIGSEKAVDMLVISAAAPHAAILRGPMIKALGPSAISVYSNALSDIATKILKDLTENERKNCDASQISFEYAVTVISKLFTGYETTRESYQKLAKALDAFSKRMTRIVSHRPATIEEEKDYSVALSEMKTTIEGCLSSPSSYIKGLMDAGWNDFQIKSNLFFLYFAGTETTASSMNYLIWQLGRAENSVLQQEIRDPKSGQKILLKAIAETLRIHPPAFIEGRQLREDTLMTIKDKNHNLLWSKQLRKDHSIVCLTQAAGRDPNLYPEPEQFNPYRFHDKDSRIAALSFLPFGSGPHTCPGQHLALAELQAFTYCILTHFSVRTLSPEKIDQKGFFTLRATPARIQLTSLK, encoded by the coding sequence ATGCCTGGTACTTCTCAGCAACTTTGCCAAAAATCTAGTTCTTCGCCTACAGGAAGTTGCCCATATTCATCGTCAAATAAAAGCACTGAAGCTGCTGCTGCAAAATCATATACTGTGAGCTTTGAGCCTTTTGCAACGAAAAAATTTCATAGAGAGATTATTTCTTTTGTAAAAGAAATATATTCAAGAGTCAGTCCTTCAAGTATTAAATCTGCATGGTATATTGGAACTCAAAATGATTTAAGCCAACCGCTCTTGCGTTCTTGGAAGTCAGGAAGCTACGTTTCTGAATTTACAACACCAGCAGGTACGGTTTATGTCACAGCTGACCCTGTTGTAATGCGGGCTGTTTTTGCCAATTCCAGAAAAGAACCAACAGGAATTTTTTATGATTATGAAAATAAGCGATTATTTGTCGATGGAATACTCAAAGATCTTTACCCTGACGATATTCAAAAAATTGGAAGTGAAAAGGCTGTTGACATGTTGGTCATTTCGGCAGCAGCTCCTCATGCAGCTATATTGCGAGGACCGATGATTAAGGCTCTTGGGCCTTCTGCGATTTCAGTATATTCTAATGCATTAAGTGATATTGCCACCAAAATTTTGAAAGATTTAACTGAGAATGAAAGGAAGAATTGCGATGCTTCCCAAATTTCTTTTGAATATGCTGTGACGGTCATTTCAAAGCTATTTACAGGTTACGAAACAACTCGGGAGAGTTATCAAAAACTCGCTAAAGCTCTAGATGCATTTAGTAAGAGAATGACAAGAATTGTTTCCCATAGGCCTGCAACTATAGAAGAGGAAAAAGACTATTCTGTTGCTTTATCGGAGATGAAAACTACGATCGAAGGATGTTTGTCATCTCCCTCATCTTATATAAAAGGTTTAATGGATGCAGGATGGAATGATTTTCAAATAAAATCTAATTTATTTTTTCTTTATTTTGCCGGAACTGAAACGACGGCTTCATCAATGAATTATCTGATTTGGCAATTAGGAAGAGCGGAAAATAGTGTCCTTCAACAAGAAATACGGGATCCCAAAAGTGGGCAAAAAATTTTGTTAAAAGCTATAGCAGAAACGCTCCGTATACATCCTCCGGCCTTCATCGAAGGTAGACAATTGCGTGAAGATACCCTGATGACTATAAAAGATAAAAATCATAATCTTCTTTGGAGCAAGCAGCTTCGCAAAGATCATTCAATCGTATGCCTAACTCAAGCAGCCGGTCGTGATCCTAATCTATATCCGGAACCGGAGCAATTTAATCCCTATCGATTTCATGATAAGGACTCCCGTATTGCTGCGCTCTCTTTCTTGCCTTTTGGGAGTGGACCACATACATGTCCGGGGCAACACCTTGCTTTAGCTGAATTACAGGCATTTACCTACTGTATTTTAACCCATTTTTCCGTCCGGACACTTTCTCCGGAAAAAATAGATCAAAAAGGTTTTTTTACTTTAAGAGCTACTCCGGCTAGGATTCAGTTAACATCTCTCAAATAG